In Colletotrichum destructivum chromosome 8, complete sequence, the following proteins share a genomic window:
- a CDS encoding Putative FAD-binding oxidoreductase/transferase, type 4, FAD-linked oxidase-like protein — translation MAHIRARAPQAALQGLRAASPAPRRRCVALAGGARHMSSERRPERPASNEERQGRSFQGQVVGSITQRLAREKAERERFAAEREKSGNSRNLAYTFVLLTTMGVSYYLGTLVPPSPSEESTLPLAKTIAPVHKLNKENLEAAWADFVSIVGKDHVSTTATDLEHHADSEWSSHSAKPEERPFCVVFPNSTEEVSQIMKICHQRRIPVVGYSGGTSLEGHFTPTRGGISIDFGRMNKVLKLHQEDLDVVVQPAVGWESLNDQLAQTGLFFPPDPGPGAMIGGMIGTGCSGTNAYRYGTMREWVLSLTVVLADGTVIKTRQRPRKSSAGYDLTKLFIGSEGTLGLVTEATLKVTTKPASTSVAVSAFPTIRDAANCVAKVVAAGIPVAAVEILDDLQMQCINKAGMTSKAWAEAPTLFFKFAGTETGVKEQVALVKQLASRSGSKTFDFAKSEEEQQELWSARKEALWSTMAVKREGDHVWTGDVAVPTSRLPDIIEETKEAMAKSGLFGTIVGHVGDGNFHTILLYNDQERKRAEHLVHNMVKRAVEMEGTVTGEHGVGLVKRDYLPHELGETTVDTMRQIKKALDPLCLLNCDKVVRIQPPKAGEVSEW, via the exons ATGGCGCACATCAGAGCTCGAGCTCCCCAGGCGGCTCTGCAGGGTCTGAGGGCCGCGAGCCCGGccccacgccgccgatgcgtcgccctcgccggaGGCGCACGGCACATGTCGAGCGAGCGCCGGCCCGAGAGGCCCGCGTCAAACGAGGAAAGGCAAGGTCGGTCGTTCCAGGGCCAGGTCGTCGGCAGCATCACCCAGCGTCTGGCGCGCGAGAAGGCGGAGCGAGAGAGGTTTGCTGCTGAGCGCGAAAAGTCCGGCAACAGCAGGAACCTTGCCTATACCTTTG TGCTACTCACCACAATGGGCGTCTCGTACTACCTTGGCACTCTCGTCCCCCCTAGCCCCAGCGAAGAATCGACCCTGCCGCTGGCCAAGACGATCGCGCCGGTACACAAGCTGAACAAAgagaacctcgaggccgcctgGGCCGACTTCGTCAGCATCGTCGGCAAGGATCATGTCAGCACAACGGCCACGGACCTTGAGCACCACGCCGACTCAGAGTGGTCATCACACTCggccaagcccgaggagcgTCCCTTCTGTGTCGTGTTCCCCAACTCGACGGAGGAGGTCTCACAGATCATGAAGATCTGCCACCAGCGGCGCATCCCCGTCGTCGGCTACAGCGGCGGCACCAGCCTCGAGGGCCACTTCACCCCGAcccgcggcggcatctccaTCGACTTTGGCCGCATGAACAAGGTCCTGAAGCTGCACCaggaggacctcgacgtcgtcgtgcaGCCGGCCGTCGGCTGGGAGTCACTCAACGACCAGCTCGCGCAGACGGGACTTTTCTTCCCGCCCGACCCGGGCCCGGGCGCCATGATCGGCGGCATGATCGGCACGGGCTGCAGCGGTACCAACGCCTACCGCTACGGCACCATGCGCGAGTGGGTTCTTAGTCTGACCGTTGTGTTGGCCGACGGTACCGTCATCAAGACGCGCCAGCGCCCGCGCAAGAGCTCCGCCGGCTACGACCTCACCAAGCTCTTCATCGGCTCCGAGGGCACCCTGGGTCTGGTGACCGAGGCGACGCTAAAGGTCACGACGAAGCCCGCCTCCACGTCGGTCGCCGTGTCGGCGTTCCCAACGATTCGCGACGCGGCCAACTGTGTCGCCaaggtcgtcgccgccggtatccccgtcgccgccgtcgagatcctcgacgacctgcagATGCAGTGCATCAACAAGGCCGGCATGACAAGCAAGGCGTGGGCTGAGGCACCAACGCTCTTCTTCAAGTTCGCCGGCACGGAGACGGGCGTCAAGGAGCAGGTGGCGCTGGTGAAGCAGCTGGCATCCCGGTCCGGCAGCAAGACGTTCGACTTCGCCaagagcgaggaggagcagcaggagctcTGGAGCGCGCGGAAGGAGGCGCTGTGGAGCACCATGGCCGTCAAGCGTGAGGGCGACCACGTGTGGACGGGCGACGTGGCAGTGCCGACGAGCCGGCTGCCGGACATCATCGAGGAGACGAAggaggccatggccaagAGCGGGCTGTTCGGGACCATTGTCGGacacgtcggcgacggcaactTCCACACGATCCTGCTCTACAACGACCAGGAGCGCAAGCGGGCCGAGCACCTCGTGCACAACATGGTCAAGAGGGCcgtcgagatggagggaaCTGTCACG GGCGAGCACGGCGTTGGTCTCGTCAAGAGAGACTACCTCCCCCACGAGCTGGGCGAGACGACAGTCGACACCATGAGACAG ATCAAGAAGGCCCTCGACCCCCTTTGCCTGCTCAACTGCGATAAGGTTGTCAGGATCCAGCCGCCcaaggcgggcgaggtcagCGAGTGGTAA
- a CDS encoding Putative fungal domain of STAND protein — MADPLSIAASVAGLITLAASTAKLAKTVGDRYTNQVSGSVQENVQTLEAALGNITKGMWTSDFTRPGEKSLQQPISSCAQTLRELSKIFRKLHPQAPSGTSVQRSWDSLRRLQQKMTRPETLKEIERLQVVLESQKATLLIAMQQLFPRACSGASQFDMLVMIFNTVQELRLSKQWTQPAHVPTGHQFHDYYFDDEPLNEPSVAQAFSSFEDWLETWSAPEADQGVSTELSENLLSDLSPPLSSASQTRCSTVRLVIEGLKKHEFSEETTKEIIAPRDAPLYEIISLLNSQEYEYTCGFMDVVDGTSFAPFLPWNTSLVAITGGHSSYDVETGLRINRNERLIDFYNGCLRNTVNLHSSASPSIEKRASALAVQDAFDPRINTNITFQRTLRLPEDGESHGTSALLGPFPLFNAEEHASRLPSAMKSKGGFFFPMFQREALAIVFKPSNDSERVVGRLQSDKDDFATKLYAGSINCLSGKTASETNDDDDERTDYIVSPRQLRLDGYRSADGTVRQFVAMPLGWEYSAEHQVTGLEFIGGIQLRIASRLRDHVEFRRLDDLWDFGNALRITSTAANLGLGVGDVLAMTDFDPDIKILDDSGLGFKDKTNWSRQPLLMPTDGKNHRMSTVQDMMLKSGQRARESTDGIRLRVVPPVLVHLKIIVGERAPIKESLRCSPHHDLGSLVTHRLHRRYLDCGRCDDCRRSHRYNAYPEWSLHTEPSASVSGLGWPARHCPLETLAAPYGRADGELRIVCTQISPGLLRPRDNDKRLHRQAAASAWEMALGAGARLLQRIYMGASHQHWDWRNSRLVNVQILNAVAFRSVTGIPAWTPVSLRDYEKRQLTLEVPLSVPQGHSDMVSESARPELQNISSLDRKVSDQVRGKRIMVLCPQCETNMCNLALLPCRHLFCSDCTSNSSTCFQCGKEWTEKITLSGVMEHPSKGHPPDGKSSQLLTLEETCEQLEAIPHYPKSSSHSGTAEDVAKEIAHMQLGEQGLFWYNSVISILKRAENQTRRSVTKSLILSNIETGHAQRLELLLSLVSPEDYAVQEMGAEMGLKELLRASVDNVRVPDDDRHLGARKPSTCLEAVVDWMARCGIEAHHLADWGFDAKALLCPQRDQSLRRIIHFLVGDSGQSLSEGYGVTVFFLGRFCSSRADRELRHTLLRTLVAHGVDVDARDHLGRTMLWRNSAADLGSVLLDCGARIDVLDNDGNAVLHHLVSQARHPTAAAAAAAAVATKAVKARVAEILRHKAGRAGVDTPNAEGLTALHLAMGIDSLWDWMGFTGLLVGGGADAELPMQRGVYRDEVGRLVAKWEGELERSDVLMRKSAERRLQTVRRVLSASPTE, encoded by the exons ATGGCAGATCCTTTGTCCATCGCGGCCAGCGTTGCCGGCCTTATCACGCTGGCCGCGTCAACCGCCAAGCTGGCGAAGACAGTCGGCGACCGGTACACAAATCAGGTGTCTGGGTCGGTACAAGAAAACGTTCAGACACTCGAAGCGGCTCTCGGGAACATCACGAAGGGCATGTGGACTTCCGACTTTACGCGCCCCGGGGAGAAAAGCCTGCAGCAGCCCATCAGCTCTTGCGCGCAGACTCTGCGCGAGCTCAGCAAGATTTTCCGCAAGCTGCACCCACAAGCGCCTTCGGGGACCTCCGTACAGAGATCATGGGATTCTCTCAGAAGGCTCCAGCAGAAGATGACACGCCCAGAGACGTTGAAGGAGATCGAGAGGCTACAAGTTGTCTTGGAGAGCCAGAAGGCGACTCTGCTTATTGCGATGCA GCAGTTGTTCCCCAGGGCTTGCTCGGGTGCAAGTCAGTTTGATATGCTAGTCATGATCTTCAACACCGTCCAGGAGCTCAGGCTATCCAAGCAGTGGACGCAGCCGGCACATGTGCCGACAGGCCACCAGTTCCATGACTATTATTTCGACGATGAACCCCTGAATGAACCGTCGGTAGCGCAGGCGTTTTCATCCTTCGAAGATTGGCTGGAGACGTGGAGCGCGCCGGAGGCAGATCAAGGCGTTTCTACGGAGTTGAGCGAGAATCTTTTGAGCGATCTTTCGCCCCCTCTGTCTTCGGCGTCACAGACCAGGTGTTCAACTGTGAGGCTGGTCATCGAGGGGCTCAAGAAACATGAGTTCTCGGAAGAGACGACCAAGGAAATTATTGCGCCTCGGGATGCCCCGTTGTACGAGATCATCTCCCTCCTGAACAGCCAAG AGTACGAATACACTTGCGGATTTATGGACGTGGTTGACGGCACCAGCTTTGCCCCATTCTTGCCCTGGAATACGTCTCTCGTAGCCATCACCGGCGGCCACAGCTCTTACGACGTCGAGACAGGCTTGAGGATCAATCGCAATGAGAGACTAATCGACTTTTATAACGGGTGTCTCCGAAATACCGTCAATCTCCACAGTTCTGCGAGCCCCTCTATCGAGAAGCGAGCGTCTGCCCTTGCTGTGCAGGACGCCTTTGATCCTcgcatcaacaccaacatcacGTTCCAGAGAACGCTGCGGCTTCCGGAGGATGGAGAGTCTCACGGGACTTCCGCGCTTTTGGGTCCGTTTCCGCTCTTCAACGCGGAGGAGCACGCCTCCAGGCTGCCCTCCGCCATGAAATCCAAAGGCGGCTTCTTTTTCCCCATGTTCCAGAGAGAGGCCCTGGCGATCGTTTTCAAACCCAGCAATGACTCTGAGCGCGTCGTCGGACGCCTTCAAAGCGACAAAGATGACTTTGCAACCAAGCTGTACGCGGGTTCCATCAACTGCTTGTCGGGCAAGACGGCCTCGGAAAcaaacgacgacgacgatgaaaGAACCGACTACATCGTGAGCCCGCGACAGCTCAGGTTGGACGGTTACCGATCCGCCGACGGGACCGTTAGGCAGTTCGTCGCCATGCCCCTTGGCTGGGAATACTCGGCCGAGCACCAAGTCACGGGGCTCGAGTTCATCGGCGGGATCCAACTCCGGATCGCATCCCGGCTGAGAGACCACGTCGAGTTCCGCCGTCTTGACGATCTTTGGGATTTCGGCAACGCGTTACGAATCACGTCCACCGCCGCGAATCTCGGGCTCGGGGTCGGCGATGTGCTCGCCATGACGGACTTCGACCCTGATATCAAGATTCTGGATGACTCCGGTCTCGGCTTTAAGGACAAGACCAATTGGTCGCGACAGCCGCTATTGATGCCCACGGATGGCAAAAACCACCGGATGTCAACCGTCCAGGACATGATGCTGAAGTCTGGTCAGCGAGCCCGGGAATCGACTGATGGTATCCGTCTCCGCGTCGTTCCTCCCGTGCTTGTTCATCTGAAGATTATCGTGGGAGAACGTGCCCCGATCAAAGAGTCCTTACGCTGCTCTCCCCATCACGATCTGGGGTCTCTCGTCACGCATCGCCTCCACCGCCGTTATCTGGACTGCGGACGCTGCGACGATTGTAGGAGAAGCCACAGATACAACGCATATCCAGAATGGTCATTACACACAgagccctcggcgtcggttTCTGGACTCGGCTGGCCGGCCCGGCACTGTCCGCTCGAGACCCTCGCAGCTCCGTACGGCAGGGCGGATGGCGAGCTGCGGATTGTGTGCACCCAAATCTCCCCCGGCCTCCTCCGTCCCAGAGACAACGACAAACGATTACACAGGCAAGCGGCCGCTTCCGCTTGGGAGATGGCCTTGGGGGCCGGAGCCAGGCTCCTGCAGCGGATCTACATGGGCGCTTCCCACCAGCACTGGGACTGGCGGAACAGCCGCCTTGTCAACGTGCAGATCCTCAACGCGGTGGCGTTCCGGAGCGTAACCGGCATCCCGGCCTGGACTCCGGTGTCGCTGAGAGACTACGAGAAAAGGCAGCTCACATTGGAGGTGCCTCTGTCGGTGCCACAAGGGCACTCTGATATGGTGTCCGAATCAGCGAGGCCGGAGCTACAAAACATCAGCTCCCTGGACAGGAAGGTATCTGATCAAGTCAGAGGCAAGCGTATAATGGTGTTGTGTCCTCAGTGCGAGACTAACATGTGTAACTTGGC ACTCTTGCCATGTAGACACCTGTTCTGCTCGGATTGTACATCCAACTCCTCCACATGCTTCCAGTGCGGCAAAGAATGGACAGAGAAAATTACGCTGTCGGGGGTTATGGAACACCCTTCCAAAGGGCACCCGCCGGACGGCAAATCATCCCAGCTCCTCACGCTTGAAGAAACATGCGAGCAGCTGGAGGCTATTCCGCATTACCCAAAGTCCAGCTCCCATTCTGGAACCGCTGAAGACGTGGCCAAGGAGATAGCCCACATGCAACTGGGGGAACAAGGACTCTTCTGGTACAACTCTGTCATCTCGATCCTGAAGAGGGCCGAGAACCAGACCCGGCGCAGCGTGACCAAGAGCCTGATACTGAGCAACATCGAGACCGGTCACGCGCAGCGACTAGAGCTTCTTCTCAGCCTGGTCTCTCCGGAGGACTATGCCGTCCAGGAGATGGGTGCCGAAATGGGGCTCAAAGAGCTCCTGCGAGCATCCGTCGACAACGTCAGGGTTCCAGACGACGACCGACATCTCGGGGCTCGGAAGCCCTCTACgtgcctcgaggccgtcgtcgactgGATGGCGAGATGTGGTATCGAGGCACACCACCTCGCAGACTGGGGATTCGACGCCAAGGCCCTGCTGTGCCCGCAGCGCGACCAGAGCCTCAGGCGGATCATCcacttcctcgtcggcgacagcggTCAGTCCCTCTCGGAAGGCTACGGTGtcaccgtcttcttcttgggcagGTTCTGCAGCAGCCGGGCCGACCGCGAGCTCAGGCACACGCTGCTGCGGACCCTCGTGGcccacggcgtcgacgtcgacgcccgcgaCCACCTGGGTCGCACGATGCTTTGGCGGAACAGCGCCGCGGATCTCGGTTCCGTGCTCCTGGACTGCGGCGCGCGCATTGACGtcctggacaacgacggcaacgCGGTGCTGCACCACCTCGTCTCGCAGGCGCGCCACCCAACCGCCgctgcagccgccgccgcggccgtcgccaCCAAAGCCGTCAAGGCGCGTGTGGCGGAGATCCTGAGGCATAAGGCGGGCAGGGCGGGCGTCGACACGCCGAACGCGGAGGGGCTGACGGCGCTGCACCTCGCGATGGGGATCGATTCGCTGTGGGACTGGATGGGATTCAcgggcctcctcgtcggcggcggcgcggacgcggaGCTGCCGATGCAGCGGGGCGTCTATCgggacgaggtcgggcgTCTGGTGGCCAAGTGGGAGGGTGAGCTCGAGAGGTCCGACGTGCTGATGAGGAAATCGGCCGAGAGGCGGCTGCAGACGGTACGGCGGGTGCTCAGCGCGTCACCGACAGAGTGA